A region from the Dehalococcoidales bacterium genome encodes:
- a CDS encoding NUDIX hydrolase, which yields MIEETLSSKTVFKGEIMNLRVDEIRLPGGRKSTREIIEHSDAVAVIPVDRNGNVLLVKQYRSAAKEELLEIPAGCIEKGEAPEETVKRELQEEIGYLPKKLTKMGGFYASPGYNTEYLHLYLATDLVPSKKHAEDTESIEVVPVPIKSITDYIKSGKVRDAKSVAGILYYMFMR from the coding sequence ATGATTGAAGAAACATTATCCAGCAAAACAGTCTTTAAAGGCGAAATTATGAACCTGCGCGTAGATGAAATCCGTCTTCCCGGCGGGCGTAAAAGCACGCGTGAAATCATTGAACACAGCGATGCCGTTGCTGTGATTCCCGTTGACAGAAACGGAAATGTGTTATTGGTTAAGCAATACCGCAGCGCCGCCAAAGAGGAGTTGTTGGAAATACCGGCAGGGTGTATTGAAAAGGGTGAAGCCCCGGAGGAAACCGTAAAGCGTGAATTACAGGAAGAAATCGGCTACTTACCTAAAAAATTAACTAAAATGGGCGGGTTTTATGCCTCGCCCGGCTATAATACCGAATATTTGCATTTATATTTGGCAACGGATCTGGTGCCATCCAAAAAGCATGCCGAAGACACCGAAAGTATCGAGGTTGTGCCCGTTCCGATAAAATCGATAACCGATTACATAAAGTCCGGGAAAGTGCGTGATGCCAAAAGCGTGGCGGGCATTCTGTATTATATGTTTATGAGGTAA
- a CDS encoding NAD(+)/NADH kinase, translated as MKRFGIVYHPLNENAPALAVEIESFLLSKGVSTWLCSSWEGDALQENLPLMDFVITVGGDGTILRTAQAIVPHAIPIIGVNLGKIGYLTEIEPDEALEKIALILDGGGRTDERAMLEARLFDDQNCEISSFKILNDVVVARGEIARIINVTAYVDGEMLTTYRSDGVICATATGSTGYSMAAGGPILHPQSSDYLLVPIVAHMSFNKILIISPESVVRLRLSPIHKAILSIDGHIGLPVEEGWSIEVSHSKVKTCFHRINPKGFYAGLEQKIKR; from the coding sequence ATGAAAAGATTCGGGATTGTTTATCATCCGTTAAACGAAAATGCTCCGGCGCTTGCCGTTGAGATCGAATCGTTTCTGTTATCCAAGGGGGTTTCCACTTGGCTTTGTTCGTCATGGGAGGGAGATGCCCTTCAAGAAAATCTGCCGCTAATGGATTTTGTTATTACGGTTGGCGGAGACGGCACAATCCTCAGAACCGCACAAGCTATTGTTCCGCATGCTATCCCGATTATCGGTGTTAACCTCGGAAAAATCGGTTATTTAACGGAAATAGAGCCTGATGAAGCACTGGAAAAAATAGCTTTAATACTGGACGGCGGCGGTCGAACGGACGAGAGGGCAATGTTGGAAGCCCGCCTTTTTGACGACCAAAATTGTGAAATCAGCTCATTTAAGATATTAAACGATGTTGTTGTTGCCCGCGGGGAGATTGCCCGGATTATAAACGTAACAGCCTATGTCGACGGCGAGATGCTCACAACTTACAGGTCTGACGGGGTTATTTGCGCTACCGCTACGGGGAGTACAGGCTATTCGATGGCAGCCGGCGGTCCGATATTGCATCCTCAATCCTCGGATTACTTGTTGGTGCCGATTGTGGCGCATATGAGTTTTAATAAAATACTTATTATCTCCCCCGAATCGGTGGTTCGTTTGCGGCTATCGCCGATACACAAGGCCATTTTAAGCATTGACGGGCATATCGGTTTACCCGTTGAAGAAGGGTGGTCAATCGAAGTCAGCCACAGCAAGGTAAAAACGTGTTTTCATAGGATTAACCCCAAAGGGTTTTATGCCGGTTTGGAGCAGAAAATAAAGAGGTAA
- a CDS encoding histidine triad nucleotide-binding protein, producing the protein MEDCIFCKIINGKIPGDIVYRDDEIVVFKDIAPLTPAHLLVIPVRHIASLTDLAPTDNILMGNMVAVANKVAKEQGLSESGYRLVINSGKHGGQVVFHLHMHLLGGRQMSGNFD; encoded by the coding sequence TGCATTTTTTGTAAAATTATAAACGGAAAAATCCCCGGTGACATTGTTTACCGCGATGATGAGATTGTTGTTTTTAAAGATATTGCGCCGCTCACCCCCGCTCATCTGCTGGTAATTCCGGTTAGGCATATCGCGTCGCTTACAGACCTCGCCCCAACCGATAATATACTAATGGGGAATATGGTTGCGGTTGCCAATAAGGTTGCCAAAGAACAAGGGCTATCCGAAAGCGGTTACAGGTTGGTTATAAACAGCGGAAAACACGGCGGGCAAGTTGTATTTCACCTGCACATGCACCTGCTCGGCGGCAGACAAATGTCGGGGAATTTTGACTAA
- a CDS encoding N-acetyltransferase: MEYSIEKARITDAAKIHKMVNHFAANGKMLARSLSEIYENIRDYFVTRLDGEVIACIALHISWNDLAEIKSLAVNEEHQKLGIGEQMVVACLEEAKEIGIPTVFCLTYVPNFFAKCGFEMVDKRELPHKIWGECYRCPNFPDCDESALVYRLEKQG, translated from the coding sequence ATGGAATACAGCATTGAAAAAGCGCGCATTACCGATGCCGCTAAAATACATAAAATGGTTAATCACTTTGCCGCTAACGGTAAAATGTTGGCGCGCTCGCTTTCCGAAATCTATGAAAATATAAGGGATTACTTTGTTACACGCTTGGACGGAGAGGTAATCGCTTGCATTGCTTTGCATATCAGTTGGAATGACTTGGCCGAAATAAAATCATTGGCAGTTAATGAAGAACACCAAAAACTCGGAATCGGAGAACAGATGGTTGTTGCTTGCCTTGAAGAAGCCAAGGAAATCGGTATTCCCACTGTTTTCTGCCTTACTTACGTGCCCAATTTCTTTGCCAAGTGCGGTTTTGAAATGGTGGATAAAAGGGAACTGCCGCATAAAATTTGGGGTGAATGTTACCGCTGTCCCAATTTCCCCGATTGCGACGAATCCGCTTTAGTGTATCGACTTGAAAAACAAGGGTAG